One genomic region from Kamptonema formosum PCC 6407 encodes:
- a CDS encoding helicase HerA domain-containing protein — MDKPLGSVIQGSLSKGLEVRLHPDVSVEEMRVGKFLVVRGVRSHFFCMLTDVSLGTSSDRILANPPHPNDDFMQAVLAGSSTYGTIELSPMLMLTAEREKQQAIFPPNVSNSKQRKSNNSSLSSMEVQSSADIELLPVKTIPSHFSQVFDATEGDFRAVFGWEDDPTRRNFAIGQPIDMEVDVCLDLDRFVERSNGIFGKSGTGKSFLTRLLLSGIIRKKAAVNLIFDMHSEYGWEAVSEGKQFSTVKGLRQLFPSQIEIYTLDPEATKRRGVRDAMELYLSYDQIEVEDISLVQRELNLSEASIENAIILRNELGNSWINKLLAMTNEDIQMFCEEKRGNKSSIMALQRKLERLNDLKYIRNRSNHNYVGQILQSLDAGKNVVIEFGSHSDMLSYMLAANVITRRIHQSYVKKADNFLRSKNPCDRPQPLVITIEEAHRFLDPAIVRSTIFGTIAREMRKYFVTLLVVDQRPSGIDAEVMSQVGTRITALLNDDKDIDAIFTGVSGGQSLRSVLSKLDSKQQALVLGHAVPMPVVVQTRPYDEKFYREIGDVDWEDMTDNDVFEEAESALADLGF; from the coding sequence ATGGATAAACCTTTAGGTTCAGTTATTCAAGGTTCCCTCAGCAAGGGATTAGAAGTGCGGCTACATCCTGATGTTTCCGTAGAAGAAATGAGAGTAGGCAAATTTTTAGTAGTCCGAGGAGTGCGATCGCACTTTTTTTGTATGCTGACTGATGTATCATTAGGAACATCTAGCGATCGCATTCTAGCCAACCCGCCTCACCCCAACGATGATTTTATGCAGGCCGTTCTCGCTGGCAGTAGCACTTATGGCACAATTGAATTATCGCCGATGTTGATGTTGACTGCGGAACGAGAAAAACAGCAGGCGATTTTTCCTCCTAATGTCAGTAACAGCAAGCAAAGAAAGTCCAATAATTCTAGTTTGTCTTCAATGGAAGTGCAATCTAGTGCTGATATTGAACTACTGCCTGTAAAAACAATTCCTAGCCATTTTTCTCAAGTTTTTGACGCGACAGAGGGCGATTTTAGGGCAGTCTTTGGCTGGGAAGACGATCCCACCCGCCGCAATTTTGCCATCGGCCAACCGATTGATATGGAAGTTGATGTTTGCCTCGATTTAGATCGGTTTGTAGAACGCAGTAATGGAATTTTTGGCAAGTCAGGAACCGGAAAATCTTTTTTAACTCGCTTGCTTTTATCGGGGATAATTCGCAAAAAAGCCGCAGTTAATCTGATTTTTGATATGCACTCTGAGTATGGCTGGGAAGCGGTTTCGGAAGGGAAGCAATTTAGCACAGTTAAAGGTTTACGGCAGTTATTTCCCAGCCAAATTGAGATTTATACTCTCGATCCTGAAGCTACAAAACGCAGGGGTGTTCGGGATGCAATGGAACTTTATTTGAGTTACGATCAAATAGAAGTTGAAGATATTTCTCTCGTGCAGCGCGAGTTAAATCTTTCGGAAGCAAGTATAGAAAATGCCATCATTCTGCGGAATGAGTTAGGCAATTCGTGGATTAACAAGTTGCTGGCAATGACTAATGAAGATATCCAAATGTTCTGCGAAGAAAAACGGGGTAATAAGTCTTCGATTATGGCGTTACAGCGAAAACTCGAACGGTTAAACGATCTAAAATATATTCGCAATCGTTCTAATCATAATTATGTCGGGCAAATTTTGCAATCTTTAGATGCGGGTAAGAATGTGGTGATTGAGTTTGGCTCTCATTCGGATATGCTATCTTATATGTTAGCCGCGAATGTGATTACTCGCAGAATTCACCAGTCCTATGTGAAGAAAGCAGACAATTTTTTAAGAAGCAAAAATCCCTGCGATCGCCCGCAACCTTTAGTGATTACAATTGAGGAAGCTCACCGTTTTCTCGACCCGGCTATTGTCCGTTCCACTATTTTTGGTACAATTGCTAGGGAGATGCGGAAATATTTTGTCACCCTATTAGTTGTAGATCAAAGGCCTTCGGGAATTGACGCTGAGGTAATGTCACAAGTTGGTACGCGGATTACTGCTTTGCTGAATGATGATAAGGATATTGATGCAATTTTTACCGGAGTTTCTGGGGGGCAAAGTTTACGATCGGTTCTCTCTAAGTTAGATTCTAAACAGCAAGCTTTAGTTTTAGGTCACGCTGTACCGATGCCAGTTGTGGTGCAAACTCGTCCTTATGATGAGAAGTTTTATCGGGAAATTGGGGATGTTGATTGGGAAGATATGACCGATAATGATGTGTTTGAGGAGGCGGAGTCTGCGTTGGCTGATTTAGGATTTTAG
- a CDS encoding LmeA family phospholipid-binding protein has protein sequence MAMGFDSPQSGDGAGEVNELGNGARALLSEESLGGKGSRIVSAVLSPAVQLLLRSQVSQVKELSVEISGSDRQILGGTVPKVAIAAKGAVYQGLHLTDISLVGTGIRINLGQVIKGKPLRLLEPIPVVGIARLNEADLNTSLSAPLLAKALSDFLLPLLPVDVGDLQQGLNLQNPQIKIEAGKLILKAGILLNNGQIIAFLLRTGLGLASGRELLFEQPEVEISQGLNSRNLDSFKLDLGSEVDLEELILHPGELVCRGGIRVLP, from the coding sequence ATGGCTATGGGTTTTGATTCTCCCCAATCGGGTGATGGTGCTGGTGAAGTTAATGAATTGGGGAATGGCGCTCGCGCTTTATTGTCTGAGGAATCTCTAGGGGGTAAAGGTAGCAGAATTGTCAGTGCGGTATTGTCTCCAGCCGTGCAATTGCTGTTGAGATCGCAGGTTTCTCAGGTAAAGGAGTTATCTGTGGAGATTTCGGGTAGCGATCGCCAAATTTTGGGCGGTACAGTTCCGAAAGTGGCGATCGCGGCTAAAGGTGCTGTATATCAAGGATTGCACTTGACTGATATTTCCCTTGTCGGTACTGGTATCCGCATCAATTTAGGTCAAGTGATTAAAGGTAAACCGCTAAGGTTGTTAGAACCAATCCCAGTTGTCGGTATTGCCAGGTTAAATGAAGCTGATTTGAATACTTCACTTTCAGCACCTTTACTCGCTAAGGCTTTAAGTGATTTTTTGTTGCCGCTTTTGCCGGTAGATGTCGGCGATCTTCAGCAGGGATTAAATTTGCAAAATCCGCAGATTAAAATTGAGGCGGGCAAGCTAATATTAAAGGCAGGAATTTTGTTAAATAATGGTCAAATAATAGCTTTTTTACTGCGGACTGGTTTGGGTTTGGCAAGTGGTCGCGAGTTACTATTTGAACAACCAGAAGTGGAGATTTCGCAAGGATTAAATAGTAGAAATCTAGATAGTTTTAAATTGGATTTAGGGTCAGAAGTTGACCTTGAAGAATTAATTCTGCATCCCGGTGAGTTGGTTTGTCGAGGGGGAATTAGAGTATTGCCTTAG
- a CDS encoding pseudouridine synthase, whose translation MDERLQKILAQWGIASRRQAEEMILAGRVRVNGNTVQLGQKANPASDRIEVDGVRVKSERRPQPVYLLLNKPAGVVSTCSDPAQRTTVLDLLPPKLRAGCGIHPVGRLDVESTGALLLTNDGNLTFALTHPRHCVPKTYQVWVEGDPPKSVLQTWSQGVLLSRRMTLPAQVRVQERNGSQTLLEVILYEGRNRQVRRVAEQLGYPVIHLHRTAIGPILLQPPGEPELPAGHYRPLLDSEITFLWNRVNLTSVNVPVDVKEHNL comes from the coding sequence ATGGATGAAAGGCTGCAAAAAATACTCGCCCAGTGGGGCATTGCCTCTCGCCGCCAAGCAGAAGAGATGATTCTCGCTGGACGAGTGCGAGTTAATGGCAATACTGTCCAGCTAGGACAAAAAGCTAATCCTGCGAGCGATCGCATAGAAGTTGACGGAGTGCGCGTCAAATCAGAGCGCCGACCCCAGCCGGTCTATTTGTTACTCAACAAACCAGCCGGAGTCGTTTCAACTTGCTCCGATCCCGCACAGCGCACCACAGTCCTAGATCTGTTACCGCCCAAACTGCGTGCCGGTTGCGGCATTCACCCAGTAGGGCGCTTAGATGTAGAATCCACAGGAGCTCTGCTGCTCACCAACGACGGTAATCTCACCTTCGCTTTGACCCATCCCCGCCATTGCGTCCCCAAAACTTATCAAGTTTGGGTAGAAGGCGATCCCCCAAAATCGGTATTGCAAACGTGGAGTCAGGGCGTTCTCCTATCACGCAGAATGACATTGCCAGCTCAAGTTAGAGTGCAAGAGCGTAACGGTTCCCAGACACTTTTGGAAGTAATTCTTTACGAGGGGAGAAATCGACAGGTGCGCCGAGTTGCTGAACAGTTGGGATACCCAGTGATTCATCTGCACCGCACGGCAATCGGCCCAATTCTATTGCAGCCGCCAGGAGAGCCGGAATTGCCGGCAGGACACTACCGACCTCTACTCGATTCTGAAATTACTTTTTTGTGGAACCGAGTCAACCTAACATCAGTAAATGTGCCAGTAGATGTCAAGGAGCACAACTTATGA
- a CDS encoding helix-turn-helix domain-containing protein: MTKNLFFLLFKKTKKNLESANTEQAQSLAEIGAQLRQFREQHSISLERVSVVTMIRSRLLQAIEEGELDELPEPVYTQGLIKRYAEAMGLDGEQFANFCPATPILERPKTSWRDLPLAQLRPIHLYLLYLFVIVASVNGLSQAIGRSDTADTAETGVTASKPPAKAPIPSKSVTKQPGNQGTLVAERASLPTAPVKQPSFPDAAVRDDYASSPQPLVTSASNQPTPSISAQVTNASNQPTPSISAQVTNASGQGSPSVSVKATNALAQPAAHQQVTISVTVKEETWVLIEVDGKTEFEGNLPVGTQRTWQAKEQLFFRAGNAGGVLLAVNNGEAKQLGQPGAIEEVVLKANEPPAATEKRKDRG, translated from the coding sequence ATGACGAAGAATTTATTTTTTTTACTCTTCAAAAAAACTAAGAAGAACCTAGAGTCAGCCAATACCGAACAGGCCCAAAGCCTTGCAGAAATTGGCGCTCAACTCCGCCAATTCCGAGAACAGCACTCAATCTCCTTAGAACGAGTGTCGGTAGTAACGATGATTCGATCGCGCCTGCTGCAAGCTATTGAGGAAGGGGAACTCGACGAACTGCCCGAACCCGTCTACACCCAAGGCTTGATCAAGCGCTACGCGGAGGCAATGGGTTTAGATGGCGAACAGTTTGCCAACTTTTGCCCTGCAACACCGATACTGGAACGTCCAAAAACCTCTTGGCGAGATTTGCCCCTAGCTCAACTGCGACCGATACACCTGTACCTGCTTTATCTATTTGTGATTGTCGCGTCTGTCAACGGTCTATCTCAAGCGATCGGTCGTTCCGATACAGCGGATACAGCCGAAACAGGGGTGACGGCATCAAAACCCCCAGCTAAGGCACCAATTCCCAGCAAAAGCGTTACCAAGCAGCCAGGAAATCAAGGCACTTTAGTGGCCGAGCGGGCTAGTCTTCCGACTGCTCCGGTAAAGCAGCCTTCTTTCCCTGATGCTGCTGTGCGGGATGACTATGCCTCGTCGCCGCAGCCATTGGTAACGAGTGCTTCCAACCAACCAACTCCCTCGATCTCGGCACAAGTAACCAATGCCTCCAACCAGCCAACTCCCTCGATCTCGGCACAAGTAACCAATGCTTCAGGCCAAGGATCGCCTTCTGTGTCGGTAAAGGCAACTAACGCTTTAGCTCAACCAGCAGCCCATCAGCAAGTGACTATTAGCGTCACTGTCAAGGAGGAAACTTGGGTGTTGATTGAGGTTGATGGCAAAACTGAGTTTGAGGGTAATTTACCTGTGGGGACTCAGCGGACTTGGCAAGCGAAAGAGCAACTGTTTTTCAGGGCTGGCAACGCTGGCGGGGTACTGTTGGCTGTGAATAACGGCGAGGCCAAGCAACTAGGACAGCCGGGGGCGATCGAAGAAGTGGTCTTAAAAGCCAATGAACCCCCGGCGGCGACAGAAAAGAGGAAAGATCGAGGTTGA
- the malQ gene encoding 4-alpha-glucanotransferase gives MPFRRSSGLLLHPTSFPSRFGIGDMGLEAYRFIDFLADNNQQYWQLLPLGPTGYGNSPYMCYSAMAGNPFLISPDRLRDEGLLTDEDFAQVPGFPLDTVDFDRAIQTKLPLLQKASENFKVQATSMQQTEFAGFCESKAHWLEDYALFMALKDTFQGTSWHTWEPAIAKRQPETLELWRTKLTAEIFHHKYLQFEFFRQWTELKRYANLRGIKIIGDIPIYVSHDSADVWSHPETFCLEEESRLPALMAGVPPDYFSATGQLWGNPVYNWEQLQADNFHWWVQRFQSIFDCVDVTRIDHFRGFDAYWAVPQGEKTAMNGTWIKAPGTALFDVIQEKFGSLPIIAEDLGVITPEVEALRDKFEFPGMKILQFAFGGARDNAFLPFNYVRNCVVYTGTHDNDTTIGWFEQLQSYERDFFLGYLGCVDPQGIHWSLIRLALSSIADIAILPVQDILGLGNIARMNFPGKEEGNWGWRYRSGALNQEIGDRLNSLTNLYGRAPIKE, from the coding sequence ATGCCTTTTCGCAGATCGAGCGGTCTTTTACTCCATCCCACATCCTTTCCGAGTCGATTCGGGATTGGAGATATGGGATTAGAAGCGTATCGCTTCATTGACTTTTTAGCAGACAACAATCAACAATACTGGCAATTATTGCCCCTGGGCCCAACGGGATATGGCAATTCCCCCTATATGTGCTATTCAGCAATGGCGGGAAATCCATTTTTAATTAGCCCCGATCGGTTGCGAGATGAGGGTTTATTAACAGACGAAGACTTCGCACAGGTACCAGGATTTCCTCTCGATACTGTAGACTTCGATCGCGCCATTCAAACTAAACTTCCCCTCCTACAAAAAGCCAGCGAAAACTTCAAGGTTCAAGCCACTTCTATGCAGCAAACTGAATTTGCTGGTTTTTGCGAAAGCAAGGCTCACTGGCTAGAAGATTACGCCTTATTTATGGCCTTAAAAGATACCTTTCAAGGTACGAGTTGGCATACTTGGGAACCAGCAATTGCTAAACGTCAACCAGAGACTTTAGAACTGTGGCGGACAAAGCTAACTGCGGAAATTTTTCACCACAAATACCTCCAATTCGAGTTTTTCCGTCAGTGGACAGAATTAAAGCGCTATGCAAACCTGCGGGGCATTAAAATAATTGGTGATATTCCCATTTATGTATCTCATGATAGTGCTGATGTTTGGTCTCATCCTGAAACATTTTGCTTAGAAGAAGAATCTCGTCTTCCAGCTTTAATGGCCGGAGTTCCCCCCGATTACTTCAGCGCCACAGGTCAGTTATGGGGCAATCCAGTCTATAATTGGGAGCAACTACAAGCAGATAATTTTCATTGGTGGGTACAGCGTTTCCAGAGTATTTTCGATTGCGTAGACGTAACTCGGATCGATCATTTCCGAGGTTTTGATGCTTACTGGGCAGTTCCCCAAGGTGAAAAAACTGCTATGAACGGTACTTGGATTAAAGCACCCGGAACGGCATTGTTTGACGTAATTCAAGAGAAATTTGGCAGCTTGCCAATTATTGCCGAAGATTTAGGCGTAATTACCCCAGAAGTAGAAGCGCTACGGGATAAATTTGAGTTTCCAGGGATGAAGATTTTGCAATTCGCTTTTGGTGGCGCTCGCGATAATGCTTTTTTACCTTTTAATTATGTCCGCAACTGTGTAGTTTACACCGGCACTCACGATAATGACACAACTATCGGCTGGTTTGAACAACTCCAATCCTACGAAAGAGACTTCTTTTTGGGTTATTTAGGCTGCGTCGATCCTCAAGGAATCCACTGGTCTTTGATCCGGTTGGCCTTGAGTTCGATTGCGGATATCGCGATCCTTCCAGTTCAGGATATTTTAGGTTTAGGAAATATTGCTCGGATGAATTTTCCGGGCAAAGAAGAGGGGAACTGGGGCTGGCGGTATCGGTCTGGGGCTTTGAATCAGGAAATAGGCGATCGCCTTAATTCCCTCACCAATCTCTACGGCCGAGCGCCCATCAAAGAATGA
- a CDS encoding type II toxin-antitoxin system HicB family antitoxin encodes MTTNVTAPSEKSTKLTYPVMLEKQENEGYRATVLGWPECQAFGSTREETLTSLRQIVTERLDKVEIVSLEIDRPKPEHPWMKFAGKYEDDPYFEEMQADIAALRRERDEEMEAYYRQMDAEEETK; translated from the coding sequence ATGACTACTAATGTTACTGCCCCATCGGAAAAATCGACTAAGCTAACTTACCCAGTTATGCTTGAAAAACAAGAAAATGAAGGATATAGAGCCACAGTATTGGGCTGGCCAGAGTGTCAAGCTTTTGGTTCTACCCGCGAAGAAACTTTGACCAGTTTACGCCAGATTGTAACAGAGCGCTTAGACAAAGTAGAAATAGTTTCTCTAGAAATCGATCGCCCAAAACCAGAACATCCTTGGATGAAGTTTGCGGGTAAGTATGAAGACGATCCCTACTTCGAGGAGATGCAAGCTGATATAGCAGCTTTACGTCGCGAACGAGATGAAGAGATGGAAGCTTATTACCGTCAAATGGATGCGGAGGAAGAGACAAAATGA
- a CDS encoding NUDIX domain-containing protein: MTYRNPTPTVDIIIELIDRPARPIILIERCNPPYGWAIPGGFVDYGETVETAAKREAQEEVGLEVELIEQFYVYSDPNRDPRQHTLSIVFLAAATGEPQAADDAKNLELFEPWRFPSQLCFDHDRILRDYWRYRHYGMRPRL; this comes from the coding sequence GTGACTTACCGCAATCCTACTCCTACAGTTGACATTATTATCGAATTAATCGATCGCCCCGCGAGGCCGATTATACTAATCGAACGATGCAATCCTCCCTACGGTTGGGCTATTCCTGGTGGCTTTGTCGATTATGGCGAAACCGTAGAAACGGCTGCCAAGCGTGAAGCTCAAGAAGAAGTAGGATTAGAGGTAGAATTAATTGAGCAATTCTACGTTTATTCTGACCCCAATCGTGACCCTCGCCAACATACTCTTAGCATTGTATTTTTGGCCGCAGCAACAGGGGAACCCCAGGCTGCTGATGATGCTAAAAATCTAGAACTTTTTGAACCTTGGCGGTTTCCAAGTCAACTTTGTTTTGACCACGATCGCATTCTCCGAGATTATTGGCGTTACCGTCACTATGGAATGCGGCCTCGTTTGTAA
- a CDS encoding NAD(P)H-dependent glycerol-3-phosphate dehydrogenase — MAILTVLGAGAWGSAVATLASNNGHQVNLWSRSSSLNLDSILIETDVIVSAVSMKGVVETVERIKGINLNTNAIIITATKGLDPVTTRTPSRIWHDAFPERSIVVLSGPNLSQEIVQGLPTATVAASIDLAAAKQVQDIFSSDIFRVYINSDPLGTELGGTLKNVFAIAAGVCDGLHLGTNAKSALLTRALPEMIRVGVRLGAQVETFYGLSGLGDLLATCNSALSRNYRVGYGLAQGKSLEQVLEELQSTAEGVNTTNVLIDLAKKQGIEVPVSTQVYRLINGIITPEQAVAALMERTVKPETNVPSNLNS, encoded by the coding sequence ATGGCAATTTTAACAGTTTTAGGTGCGGGTGCTTGGGGCTCCGCAGTGGCAACTCTAGCTAGTAATAATGGCCATCAAGTTAATTTGTGGTCGCGTAGTAGTTCTTTAAACCTAGACTCAATTTTAATTGAAACAGATGTGATTGTTTCAGCAGTTTCTATGAAGGGAGTTGTGGAAACAGTCGAGCGAATTAAAGGGATAAATTTAAATACTAATGCTATCATAATTACGGCTACTAAAGGTTTAGACCCCGTTACTACTCGCACTCCTTCTCGCATTTGGCATGATGCTTTTCCCGAACGTTCTATTGTTGTACTTTCCGGGCCGAATCTGTCTCAAGAAATTGTCCAGGGTTTGCCTACTGCGACTGTTGCTGCTAGTATAGATTTAGCGGCGGCGAAGCAGGTACAAGATATTTTCAGTTCCGATATTTTTCGGGTTTATATTAATAGCGATCCTCTGGGTACTGAGTTGGGGGGAACTTTAAAAAATGTGTTTGCGATCGCGGCTGGTGTCTGCGATGGTTTGCATTTAGGAACTAATGCAAAATCGGCTCTTCTTACCCGTGCTTTACCGGAAATGATTCGTGTAGGTGTGCGTTTGGGAGCGCAAGTTGAAACCTTTTATGGGTTATCTGGTTTGGGAGATTTACTTGCGACTTGTAATAGTGCTTTATCCCGCAATTATCGGGTTGGTTATGGGCTCGCTCAAGGCAAATCTTTAGAGCAGGTTTTGGAAGAGTTACAGAGCACTGCTGAAGGGGTAAATACTACTAATGTATTGATCGATCTGGCTAAAAAACAGGGTATTGAAGTGCCTGTTTCTACTCAAGTTTATCGTTTAATTAATGGTATAATTACCCCTGAGCAAGCTGTCGCAGCATTGATGGAAAGAACAGTGAAGCCAGAGACTAATGTTCCAAGTAATCTAAATAGTTAG
- a CDS encoding small RNA NsiR4-regulated ssr1528 family protein encodes MSSETNSTDKTTTGADAIDVAIASGLDFDGTPIPTAKLELYNKVMGLEAGRQRSGVSNTMRSRIVRIGAKHIPQAELNQMLADANFAPLKDKEIAFYYSGK; translated from the coding sequence ATGTCTAGCGAAACAAACTCAACAGATAAAACAACAACTGGTGCTGATGCTATTGACGTAGCGATCGCATCGGGTCTGGATTTTGACGGCACTCCCATCCCTACAGCTAAACTAGAACTATATAACAAAGTCATGGGTTTAGAAGCCGGAAGACAGCGCAGCGGTGTCTCAAATACAATGCGATCGCGCATCGTGCGGATAGGCGCTAAGCACATCCCCCAAGCAGAGCTCAATCAAATGCTTGCTGATGCAAACTTTGCTCCCCTTAAAGACAAAGAAATTGCCTTTTATTACAGTGGTAAGTAA
- a CDS encoding threo-3-hydroxy-L-aspartate ammonia-lyase — protein MIDNLSNSMALPVSIADIEIAGKRLNGQVNRTPVFTSQTVNKIAKSQVFFKCENFQRTGSFKFRGAYNALSQLSAEQKQQGVLTFSSGNHAQAIALAGQLLGISTTIIMPADAPIVKQEATRGYGAEIIFYDRFQTSREELCQQIASDRGSTIIPPYDRPHVIAGQGTTALELIEEVGELDLLLVCCGGGGLLSGCAIATKARSPQCRVIGVEPEQADDAARSFRTKTLQTVYNPDTIADGARTPCLGELTFPLILHYVDDIVTVSEDAIRKTMFFMWERMKLVVEPTGTLAAAALLENIVKAEGLRVGVIVSGGNVDIKLVSQFFI, from the coding sequence ATGATTGATAACTTGTCTAATTCTATGGCCTTACCTGTAAGCATTGCCGATATTGAAATTGCGGGAAAACGCCTAAATGGTCAGGTAAATAGAACGCCTGTTTTCACGTCCCAAACTGTTAATAAGATCGCAAAATCTCAAGTATTTTTTAAATGTGAAAACTTTCAGCGCACAGGTTCATTTAAGTTTCGGGGTGCGTACAATGCTCTATCTCAACTATCAGCAGAACAAAAACAGCAAGGAGTTCTAACTTTCTCTTCGGGAAACCACGCACAGGCGATCGCACTGGCGGGACAATTACTCGGAATTAGCACAACTATTATCATGCCTGCCGATGCTCCCATCGTCAAGCAAGAGGCGACTCGCGGCTATGGGGCCGAGATTATTTTTTACGATCGCTTTCAGACTTCAAGAGAGGAACTTTGCCAGCAAATAGCTAGCGATCGCGGCTCTACAATTATCCCTCCCTACGATCGCCCCCACGTCATTGCTGGCCAGGGTACAACGGCGTTAGAACTAATCGAAGAAGTTGGGGAATTAGACCTGTTGCTGGTATGTTGCGGTGGCGGAGGTTTGCTTTCTGGGTGCGCGATCGCCACTAAGGCGCGATCGCCTCAATGTCGAGTCATTGGCGTGGAACCGGAACAAGCAGATGATGCGGCGCGATCGTTCCGCACCAAAACGCTACAAACTGTTTATAATCCTGATACAATTGCTGATGGCGCACGTACTCCTTGTTTAGGTGAATTAACATTTCCTTTAATCCTCCATTATGTGGACGACATCGTAACAGTTTCCGAGGATGCTATTCGCAAAACGATGTTTTTTATGTGGGAACGAATGAAACTTGTTGTCGAACCTACAGGCACTTTAGCAGCAGCAGCTTTGTTAGAAAATATTGTTAAAGCTGAAGGTTTGCGGGTTGGCGTAATTGTCAGCGGTGGGAATGTAGATATTAAACTTGTCAGTCAATTTTTTATATAG
- a CDS encoding Uma2 family endonuclease, which yields MIANPQFRYMTPQEYLEWEEQQPIKYEYVNGEALAIKGEDIPHNSIAVNLATALKNHLRGKGCIVLMADAKVRISENGPFHYPDVMVTCDERDRRAIEFIQYPCLIVEVLSPSTEGFDRGKKFTNYRRINTLREYVLINAQEISIECYRLNDQNKWELTHYQIDETTSEGTEPEVCLTSIDFRFPISLLYEDVEIPAENQ from the coding sequence ATGATTGCTAACCCACAATTCCGTTACATGACTCCCCAAGAATATCTAGAATGGGAAGAACAACAACCGATTAAATATGAATACGTCAACGGTGAAGCCTTAGCTATAAAAGGTGAGGATATTCCCCACAACTCTATTGCTGTTAACTTAGCAACAGCTTTAAAAAACCATTTGCGGGGGAAAGGCTGTATAGTTTTGATGGCAGATGCCAAAGTTAGAATATCTGAAAATGGCCCTTTTCACTACCCAGATGTTATGGTAACTTGCGATGAAAGAGACAGACGCGCTATCGAATTTATCCAATATCCTTGTCTAATTGTTGAAGTTCTCTCCCCTAGTACAGAAGGATTTGATAGAGGTAAGAAATTCACCAATTACCGTCGCATCAATACATTGAGAGAATATGTTCTCATCAACGCTCAAGAAATTAGCATTGAGTGCTACCGCCTCAACGATCAAAATAAATGGGAACTCACCCACTACCAAATTGATGAAACTACCTCAGAAGGAACTGAACCAGAAGTTTGCTTAACTAGCATTGACTTCCGCTTTCCTATTTCTCTCCTCTATGAAGATGTAGAAATTCCCGCAGAAAATCAATGA